From the Achromobacter xylosoxidans A8 genome, the window AGGTCGGTGATCGCGATCTTTTTTCGTCTTCTGCCATGCGAAGTCCCGTGTCTGCAGGGATGGTCTGCACCCCTGTAACCAAGGGGTTCGAGAATACCTGATGACTTCTTCCGCATCACCGTTTCTTGTTACGAGTTCTAAGTCACGGACGCGTTTTGCAACGTCCAAGCGCTTGCCTGAATCTCAAATAGAACAAAAGATTACGCCTTCGTAACTGAGGGACCTCCTTGCTGCTCCTGCTGCCTCTCTACTTTCTACTCGCCATCGGCGTCTCCGCGTTGTTCGTCTTCCCCTCTCTGCGGGAGGCCGCAGCACGGGGAGCGCGCGCGCTCGCGCAGGGGATACGCCAGGGTGTGACGCGCGGCGCTGGTCACGCCGGCGGGGCCGTGGGCGGCTCGGCGCAGGCGCTGCGCACGGGCGTCGGAAAGGCTGGCGGCGCGTTTTCGGCCTACCGCTGGCACATCGCCGCGGGCCTGCTGGTCGTGCTGCTTCCGTCACTTTTCGCTTTCGTCATGCGACACAATCACACATTTGTTTACGACGATCGGACCGCTGGTCCGGACCCTCGCATACAGGCGTTGTTGACCGGCGAAAGACTGGTCCCGCCGCCCCCTCTGCCGCCTGAAGTCTTCACTACGCGCGAAGTGGAACTGGTGCGTCCCAACCTGGGCGGCGCCAGCCGCGACTGGAACCTGCTGGACGCCGATTACCGCCAGCGCCTGCTGGCCGCGTACCGCGTGATGCGCGAAGAGCACGGCTACGAGATGGTGCTGATCGAAGGCTATCGCAGCCCGGACCGCCAGGCTGAACTCGCGAAGATGGGCTCGCACGTGACCAATGCCGGCGCTTATCAGAGCTATCACCAGTTCGGCTTGGCCGCGGACAGCGCCTTCCTGCGCGACGGCAAGGTGGTCGTGTCCGAAAAGGACCCCTGGGCCATGCGCGGCTACGAACTGTTTGGCGAAACCGCCGAGCGCGTCGGCCTGACCTGGGGCGGCCGCTGGAAGATGATGGACTTCGGCCATACCGAGCTGCGCCGACCCGGCGTCATGCGGCGCAACGGCGGAGCCGCGCAATGATCAACTCCGCAAACGTCAGAACGCATCGATGACCCGCATACTCAAAACCGGGCTGCTGCTGGCCCTAGTCTTCGGCGTGGTCTGGCTCGCCGTCATCATCTGGTGGCAGGAATCGCGCACGCTGCCCACGGGCGTGGACATCGGCCTCTATCTGTTCGCGCTGCCGCTGGCGCTGATTGGCGCGGCCTGGGGCGGAGCACGCATCATGCGTGCGCGCCGCGAGGCGCGAGCCGCGCCGGCGCAACCCGCGCAGGACGGCGCCGCGCAGGCTGCCGAGCCCGTACCCGAGGCCGCGCGCCTGCGCGTGCTGGCCAGCGCGGCCAGTGCTGCGACGGGCAGCGAGCCCGCCGCGATCCACGCGGCGCTGGCTGCGCAGCAGCGTCCGGACCTGGATCCCTCTTTCAAGAACACGCAGGGCTTTCCGGTCTTCAGCGCGCGCGCGCCGCAACTCGATACCGATGCGCTGCGCGCGGCAGCGCGCGAAGCCGGCGCCCCGGCCGTCGCGCTCGAAGAAGAGCGCCTGCGCGCAACCGCCCTGCTGGCGGAGGTAGTGGAGACGCTGTCGCAGGAGGCGCGCGGCATCGTGCTGAATCAGGGCGAGCCGCAACGCGACGAAGCCTGGCCGCTGCTGCAGCTGGAATTGCTGCTGCCGGCCGAATGGCCCGACGCCGTGCGCGACCATGCCGCGGACCAGGCGCGCGCGGCCGCGGCCTGGCCGGCCAGCCGCATCGTCCAGCGCCTGCACGCCGCGCCAGACGCACTCGCCTGCGACGGCCTGCTGCGCCAGCTAGCGCAGGAACCGCTGACCACGCGCAGCGCCGCGCTGCGCCTGGTCGCTGTCGCCGACTCCTACATCGATGCCACGCGCGTTGAGCGCTGGGACGCCGCCGGCCGGCTCATGTCCAACACCAATCCGCAGGGCCAAGTCCCCGGCGAAGCCGCGGCCGGCCTGTTGCTGGACTTGGCCGCCCAGGCGCCCGGCGGCGAGCCCGCGCCTAGCGACTTCGCGCTATCCCTGATCCTGTCGGCGCAGGCACAGCGCGCGGTCGCCGCCGACGCGCGCGGCGCGCTGCATGAACCCCGCCTGACCGAATTGGCCACGCAGTTCCTCGCGGAGCATGGTCAGCCCGCCGACGGCGTGGCATCGCTGATCAGCGATGCCGACCACCGCGGCAGCCGCCCGCTGGAGACCGCTGGCCTGGCCTCCGCGCTGTTTCCGGCGCTGGATCCGAACCAGGACTGCCTGGCAGTCGGCTCCGGCTGCGGCCACACCGGCGCGGCCGCGCATCTGCTGACCGTAGCCATCGCGGGCGCCGCCTGCGCCCAGGCCGGCGCGCCCGTGCTCGCCCTCATGACCCAGGACCCGGCGCTGCGGACGCTGGTGCTGGTGTCGCCCTCCGAACCCCTCCCCGCCTGACCCACAAGAACATAGCTCAAACCATGCGCAGCCCCTCCGATCTTCTATCCGGCACCTCCCGCGCCATCAGCGAAGGCCGCCATTGGTCTTCGCGCGCGCTGGCCAATCCGCGCACCTTCATGGCGCTGGGACTGCT encodes:
- a CDS encoding M15 family metallopeptidase; this translates as MLLLLPLYFLLAIGVSALFVFPSLREAAARGARALAQGIRQGVTRGAGHAGGAVGGSAQALRTGVGKAGGAFSAYRWHIAAGLLVVLLPSLFAFVMRHNHTFVYDDRTAGPDPRIQALLTGERLVPPPPLPPEVFTTREVELVRPNLGGASRDWNLLDADYRQRLLAAYRVMREEHGYEMVLIEGYRSPDRQAELAKMGSHVTNAGAYQSYHQFGLAADSAFLRDGKVVVSEKDPWAMRGYELFGETAERVGLTWGGRWKMMDFGHTELRRPGVMRRNGGAAQ